The genomic interval CCCGGGCTGGCATCGAGTGGGGCCTGATCGGCCTCTTGATCGGGCTCGCTGGTGGCGGTGGAGCCATGTTGGTGCTACGTCCGTAATCTGCGGAGCAGAGAACCACTCACAATGGAGGCGTACATGCGACGTCACACCAAGTTTGCGGGTCTTATTGTCGGAATGGCGCTGGGCTCGATGGCCCTGACGGCGGCGTCCACGAGCAACACCGCGCGGTTTCACGAAAGGAAGGAAGTAGCGGGACTGGCCATAGTGTTCGGCGCGGAGCCGGAACCGGCGCTCACCGAAGAAATGCAGTTCCTGCGTTGGCGTGTCAGTTCACTGGCCGATGACAAGCCCTACACGGAGTTCAGGCAGGCCAAGGTCGTCATCACGCGGGACGGCGAGGAGTTCGGGCCGTATGCCGTCCGCGGCGTGCGCGGCAATGCCGGCCAATATCAAACCCGCCACATCTTCACGGAAGCCGGCGAGTACGAGTCCGTTCTCAGTTTTCAGAAAGGCGAGGAGACGGAGGTCCACACCGTGGACTTCGCGTTCCGCATCACTGATCGCACCGATCTGGAGATCCCGAGGAGGCGCGGCGGCGGTTGAAGCCCACGATGAGGCGGCTCACGACCGCCGCCGCCGCGGTGCTGCTCGCGATCCTGCTCGCCACTCCGGCGCTGTCCCACGACTTTTGGCTCGTGCCGCACTCGTTCCGGCTCTCCCCTGGGGATCAGCTGCTGGTGAGCGGCCAAACGAGCAGCACCTTTCCAACCAGCCTGAGCGCTGTGACAGTGGATCGCGTCGCGAGCGCGCGGCTCCTAACGGCCCATGACGACCAGGACATCGTCGGGCTCAGCGTCGGCGGAACCTCCCTGTTGATCCGGCACCGGCCCGAACGGGAAGGGCAGGCGCTGGTGACCGTTGCGATCCACCCGCGGATTATCCCCGAATCGCCCGAGAGCTTCCGCCGCTATATCGAGCTCGAAGGCGCACCTGAAGCGCTGAGACGATTTGAGCGCGACGGGCTGCTGCCGACCGATAGCATCACGCGGCGGTACGCGAAGTACGCGAAGACTCTGGTCGAGGTCGGAGACGGAGGCCCGCGAGCCTTCGAGCGGCTCGCCGGCCATCCGCTCGAGTTCGTTCCACTCACCGACCCGGCCGCCGCGTCCTCCACGTTGCGCTTCAGAATGCTCTTCCTGGGTGAGCCTCTCGCTCACGCCAGGGGGCACGCCAGCGTCGCCGCGTCCATGGACGCCGAGTCGGCACACCGCGACGTCCCGTTCGAGACCGATGCTCTCGGGGAATTCCAGGTCGACATTCAGTCGGGCCTATGGAACGTCCGTGCGCTGCACATCGTGCCTGCGCCCGATGGCTCCGGTGCCGACTGGGACGTCCACTGGGCGACCTTCGTCTGGGAAGCTGCCGACTGAAGCACGAGTGCTCGCGCCTCAGTCGGCCCCGCTGGGCTCAGTAGACGGTGAGGGTACCGTGCATGCCTCTGCGATAGTGCCCGGTGAGGAAGCACGCCATCTCCCATTCGCCGCGCAGCTCGATCGGCAACGTGGAGGTCATGCTCGTCGCCCACGCTCGTCGAGAAGGACCATGGTGCCGTGTCCGCCGTCATCATGATGCCCATCGGCGTCGTCATGATCCTCGGCGTCAGCGTGGCCATGATCCTCGGCGTCGGCGTGGTCTTCACCGGCGGCCGGGGACGAATCCACTGCCGAGCCGGTCGCCAACCGAGTAGGCCTGGCGACGAGCGCGACTGTCCATTGCCTAGCCGGATGCGGTGTCGGAGAGGTCGTCGGCGTCGTTATCGGGGTGTCTCTAGGTTGGTCCCGCCTGGGCACAATGTCCTTGGCGGTCACTCTGGGGTTCGTGTTCGGGTTCGCCCTGGGGATGCTGCCGCTCCTACGGGCGGGATTCTCAACCAAGCGGGCGTTCAAACAGGTGCTCGTCGCTGAGGGCCTGAGCATTCTCGTCGTGGTGTCATGAACTCTGCCACACGTCTTCGTCTCTCCCGGACGCACCGCATCCTAGGGATGGCGGCTACGATTCCGATCTTGGGCTGGATTATCTCCTCGGCGGTCCTCCACGGCGTCGCGCTCGCCCTACCGAACGGGCTCCAGGGCGTATACGAACTGGAATCCTACCACGTCGAGGACGTCCGGCTCGAGGCGATGGACCTTCTGCCACCATCCGCGATCCTCCGGAACGCTGCCGCGGACGGTCTGGATCGCGTGTACTGGCTTCGTCTAGAAGCGCTGGCCGGTCGGCCGGTGTACGTCGTGAAGCCGGGGCCCTTCGAAGTCGAGCGAGCGTATGATGCGCGCTCGGGCGACCGGCTAGACCCGCTCCCGACGGAGATGGTGCGCGCGATCGCCGACGGGGAGCTCGCGGGTACACGCGTAGGCCATGCTCGCGATGACGCGGAGTTCAATCGCTACTACACGCGCGACCGTGTCCCAGTCGTCTCGTTTGAGATGGAGGGGGCGCAGCCCTCGGAACTGGTGCTTACGCGCGCCTCGGGGCGCACCCTGCGGCGAACGGATCCAGGCGCCGCCTGGTTCGAGCGCGCTTACAAGAGCGTGCACGTTTGGCAGTGGGGCGACAATCTGAGGCTGTTCACGACCCTCCTCTACAGCCTCATGGGCATGGGGCTCTTGCTCGTGTCGCTGGGCTACTTCCTGTGGTGGGACCGCCGTGAGGCCCGTCGGCGTTGGACGGACCACGTGCGAACCTCTCGGCGGATCCACGCCCGACTCGCTCCGTTTGCCGGGTTCCTGCTCGCGACGCAGATGCTCGTCGGCGCGTATCTCTGGTTCAATCTGGGGCTCATCGAACCACGCTTCCGAGGCCAAGGCTCCTTCGAGACGGAGTGGGCCGGCGGGATCAAGGTGGACGAGGTACCAGCGTCGGTGGCGGAGATTGCCGCTCACGTACCGCCGGAGCTTCGCGAAGGAGCCCACCCGATCCAGCGCTACGAGTGGCGCGCGATCGGCGATCGGCGGTTTTGGCTGGTGTTCGAGTCTCGGAACGCGGAAGGCGTTCTCATCGATGCGGAGAGCGGCGACCGCCTGGAGCGGCTGACGGCCGACCTTGCGAGGGTCGCCGGAGAGTCCGTCGTGCAGGGGGAGACGGTCGGCGAGGCTGAGGAGTCCACGGAGTACTGGATGGACTTCAACGCCAGGATTCCGACGTACCGTTTTCGCTTTGCGGACCCCGACGATTCCGACGTCCACATCTCACAGGTCAGCGGCGAGGTGATTCAGCGCCGCCCGGCGATCTGGCGCGCTTTCGGCCCCTTCCTGCTGTATCACACGTTCGGGTTCACCGGGAATCCCGTCTTCGATACGATCATGCTCTCAGCGCTCCAATTGGCGGTTCTGACGATGGTCGCTACCGGATGGATGATGGCGCTGCGGGTGGGCAGGAAGGGCACGGCCGGAGACATTCCGCACTAGCGACCAGCTGAGACGGTCCCTAGCCGAAGCGCGTTCAATGTGACGCCCAGCGACACCCCCATGTCGCCGAGCAGCACGGCGGTCACCAACGAGACCATTCCCAGCGGTACACCAATCGCCAGAATGGCCTTTATCACGATAGCCGCGGCAATGTTCTGCCGGATCACGCGCCGGGCCCGGCGCGACAGAGAGTACAGGTAGGGCAGCCGAGTCAGGTCGTCGCCCATGAGCGCGATGTCGGCCGTCTCCAGCGCCGTGTCGCTTCCGGCCGCCCCCATGACGATGCCGACTGTGGCGACAGCGAGCGCGGGCGCGTCGTTCACCCCGTCGCCCACCATCGCTACCGCACCGTGACGCGCCTCCAATTGCCTGACCGCGTCGACCTTGTCCTCGGGGAGAAGGCTGGCCCTCACCTCGTCCACGCCGACTCTGCTCCCTATCGCCTCGGCGGTTTCCTGGTTGTCTCCGGTAAGCATGACGACGCGCCCGACGCCTGCTCTACGCAAGGCCCTGAAGGCGGTCGAGGCCGCTTCCCGGGGCTCGTCAGCGAGGGCGAACCACGCGAGCAGATCGCCCTCCCTCGTGAGTCCGACGACGGTGCGTCCGCCGACCGCTAGTTCCGTTGCCAAGGCGCGATCAGGACCCTCCGCAACCAGTAGCGAGGGCTTCCCAACGACGTAGTCCACACCGTCGAGGCGTGCCCTTGCACCGCGGCCAGGATCCGCCGAGAAGTCGGTGACGACCTGTCGGTCGAGAACGGCACGCCGCTGGCTCGCGGCATCCACGATGGCCTTGCCGATGGGATGCTCGGAACGGGCTTCTATCGCGGCGGCGCTGGCGAGCACTTCCTCCTCGGACAGGTCACCGAGTAAACGGATCTCTACCACCCGTGGGTGGCCAAGCGTCAGCGTGCCTGTCTTGTCCACGGCCACGACTTCCACGCCGCCCATCGCCTCCAGGTACCTGCCGCCCTTGATGAGCACCCCATTCCGTGCCGCTGCGCTCACGGCGCTCACCACCGCGACCGGGGTTGAAATCACTAGGGCGCATGGACATGCGATGACCAAGAGGGTCAAGCCACGGATGAACCACAGGCTGAAGGAGGCACCGAAGAGGACCGGTGGCACGATCATCACCAGAACAGCGGCAACCGTCACAGCCGGCGTGTAGTAGCGGGCGAACCGCTCTACGAACTGCTCCGTCGGACTCTTGTTCGCTTCAGCGCTCTCAACCAATCGCACGATCCGCGCCAGCGCGCTCTCAGTCGCCGGTCGCGTCGCCCGGATCCGCAAGAACCCACTGCGATTGATCGTGCCGGAGAAGACCGCATCACCCTGAGCCTTGTCCACTGGGATGGACTCGCCCGTGATCGGCGACTCATCCACTGCCGACGCGCCCTCCTCGACAGTGCCGTCGGCTGGCACGCGCTCGCCCGGTCGAAGAAGAACCATGTCTCCGGTCACGACCTCCACTGCGGGAATCGTGACCTCATGCTCTCCACGGACGACGCGAGCGCTATCGGGGGCGAGGTCCATGAGCGCCTCCACCGAGGCCCGTGCCCGGTCCACCGAGTAGCTCTCGAGCAGCTCAGCGAACGCGAAGAGAAACGCGATCGCGGCGGCCTCGGTGAATTCCCCGATGCCCAGAGCCCCGAGAATGGCGATGGTCATCAGGAAGTTCATGTCCAGGGCGAGGACCCGTGCCGCCCTGAGACCCTTTGGGAAGAAATTCCACCCACCCACGAGCGCGGATGTCAGCAGCAGGAGGTCGGGCAGATAGAGCGTCCGGAAGGGGACGACCAAGACTGGGGGCGTGAGACCGATCGCCTTCGAGAGCAAGGCGAGCCCGAAGACTCCGAGCGAAGCGTAGGCGATGCGAGCCTGTTTACCGGTCCATATTTTGCTGGCGGACGGAGGGTCGTCGTGCTCGTCCATGCGCCTGGCCACGTATCCAAGGCGCCCCACCTCTTCTCGCACTTGGTCGCGACTCGTCAGGTTCAGGTCCAACCCCACTGTGAGCGTTCGGGCGATGGGGCTCCCCTCGGTGCTCAGAACGCCATTCAATTTGAGGAGGTGGTCCTGAATCTTTTGGACGCAGCTCGCACAGTCCATGTCGGCGACGTGGAAGCGCACCGACGTCACGCCTCCAGTCGGGTCCGCTCGAGGATCCGTCATCGCTCCTCTCCGCCGCTTGCTTCACGGACATGTTCCAGCCCGGTCTCGAACAGAGTTTCCACGTGCGGATCGTCGAGTCGGTAGTACGCCAAGCGGCCCTCTTTACGATACCGCACGATCCGCATCTGCCTCATCTGGCCCAGGTGGTGGCTCACAGCCGACTGGCTGACTCCCGCGACCACGGCTAGGTCGCAAACGCACAGCTCGCCCACGGCGAGCGCCTCTACGATGCGCAATCGCGTCGGGCTCGCCAGCATTTGGAACGTGTCCGCGAGGTACGTAATCTGGTCTTCACCTGCTCGGCCGCGGAGCGCGGCTTCCACCGCATCTTCGTGAACGAGCGGAATGTCGCAGAGAGGGGCGTCCATCATGTGGTGGCTCGGCCGGGGAGAGTGGGTGTCGGTCACGCCGATGAGTGGCTTTCCGTCGCGGCTAGACACATGAATGTCTGCTCATATATGCGGGACACAAGGGCGCACTGGGATCTCGTGCTCCGCGCCTCCAAAGAGGTGGGGCCGGCCCTCTTTACGTCGCTGCTCCTGATCACGTTGTCGTTCTTGCCCGTCTTCGCGCTCGAAGCGCAGGAAGGTCGCCTCTTCAAGCCACTGGCGTGGACCAAGACGCTGTCGATGGCTTCTGCCGCCCTGCTCTCGGTCACACTGGTACCGGTCCTGATGGGGCTGTTCATCCGGGGTGGCGTCCCAAAGGAGACCCGCAATCCGCTCAACCGAGCGATGATCGCCGTCTACCGGCCTCTCGTCCGCGGCGTCCTGCGCTACCGGTGGCCGACGCTCGGCGTGGGTGCATTGGCTCTGGCCGTGACCGTCTGGCCGTGGTCACGGCTCGGAAGTGAGTTCATGCCACCCCTCAACGAGGGGTCCATCATGGACATGCCGTCGTTTCAGCCTTCCATCGGCACGGCCCAGGCAAAGGCGATTCTCCAGCAACGCGACGCCGCCATGGCGGCGATTCCGGAGGTGGCATCGGTGTGGGGGAAGGTCGGCCGCGCCGAGTCGGCGACGGACATGGCTCCCATGTCGATGCTCGAGTCCATCGCGATCCTCAAGCCGGAGGACGAGTGGCGGGATGGTGTCACATACGACTCTCTGGTCGCCGAGATGAACGCGAGGGTGCGTACGCCCGGTGTGGCGAATATGTGGTCGATGCCGATCAAGAATCGACTCGACATGTTGGCGACGGGGATCAAGACTCCGGTGGGGATCAAGATCTTCGGCCCGGACCTGGCGGTGTTGGATGAGCTGGGCCGTGACATCGAGGAGCTGCTGCCCCGTGTCCAGGGCACCAGCTCCGTCTTCGCGGAGCGCACGCGGGGTGGCCGGTACTTGGACATCACCGTGGATCGCGAGGCGGCTGCGCGGCACGGGCTCACGTCGGGACAGGTTCTCGCCGCGCTTCAGGGTGCGGTCGGCGGCATGCCGGCGGGAGAGGTGGTCGAGGGGCGCGAGCGCTACGGCGTCCTGGTCCGCTACGCTCGGGACTTCCGGGATGACCCGGAGAGCGTCCGCGACGTCCTGGTAGCCACGCCCGCCGGAGCACAGGTCGCCCTCGGCGAGCTCGCGCGGATCGAGTTTGTTCAGGGCGCACCCTTCATCAAGTCCGAGAACGCGAACCTCAACAGCATTGTCTACATCGACGTTCGAGGTCGGGACATCGGGGGATATGTGCAGGAGGCCAGGGCACTTCTGGAAGACGAGTTGGAGCTTCGCCAGGGTTATACGCTGGTGTGGTCAGGCCAGTTCGAGGCGCTCGAGCGCGCCAAGGAGCGCCTCACCTACGTGGTTCCGATCACCGTGGCCATCATCTTCTTGCTGCTCTACCTCCAGTTCTCGAGCCTCATCGAGGCGAGCCTCATCATCCTGTCACTCCCCTTCTCGCTGGTGGGAGGCGTGTGGATCATGTGGGCCCTCGGCTACAACATGAGCGTCGCGACGGCGATCGGATTCATCGCCCTCGCCGGTGTCGCTGCGCAGATGGGGGTCATCATGCTCATCTACCTCGATCAGGCGCACGACGAACGGCGGAGAGCCGGCACGCTCCGAGACCGTGCGGATGTCGACGCCGCGGTGGAGTTCGGAGCTGTGGAGCGCGTGCGACCCAAGATGATGACCGTCACCGCGATCATCGCTGGCCTCCTTCCGATCCTGTGGGGGCACGGCGCCGGGGCGGACGTCATGAAACGGATCGCCACGCCGATGGTGGGCGGGATGGTTTCCTTCACCGTCCTCACGCTGATGGTGATTCCGGCGGCGTATTCGCTCTGGAAGGAGTGGGAGGTGGGGCGTGCAGTCGGCTTCTCTACCAATGCACCTCGACGGCGGCGATGATCTCCGTCGGGGCCGATCGGGCGGGATCGTTGAAGTCCTCCCACACGGGGATGTTCACGCCTCCCTTGAGCATCACGTTGCGGATGCTGAAGAGGACGGCTGGCGCGAGGCTCAGACGGCGGCCCCCGCTCGTGCCGACGAAGGCCTCGCCGACGCGGCTGCGGCCTTCCGCGATACCGTTGGCTTCCACCAGCAGCACCAGGTCGGGAGCCAGGTACTCGGTCCTCCGGGGGCGAATCCCCCAGGCGATGTTGACGGCCAGGCGATCCCCGGGATCGAAGCCCTCGTCCGACAGGCGGGCGATGCCTCTGACGCCCGCGAAGTAGTACCACCTCCGCGACTCGCGGCCCATGGCGAGGCCCAGCATGGTGATGGCCCCCCCCTTCGGTGCCCCGTCGGCTGTGCTGCGGGGGAACGCCACGCCGCCGAGAATGGCCAACGCATCCATTTGCCCTGGGGAGAAACGCGTCGCAAAGCGCCATTTCGCCCTCAGGCCCACTTCCCCGAGGTCCCCGCCTGCCGCAGGAGTGGCAAACGGGAGCACGGCCGTCACGGTGAGCTCCTCGGTCACACCGTAGAGCACCTCCACCGGAAGCATCGTCTCCTCTCCCACGGACTCTATCTCGACCTCGACGCCCCACCCACCGCGCCACGTCGTGTGCGGTCCGACACCGAAGATTGGCTCGTGCCGAAGTACCGTGGCCGCGCCGAGTCGGTCACCGGTTCCCAATCGCAACTGGGGCCCGGCAGTCTGGGCAAGTCCGGGCGTTGCGTCCGCTACCAGTAGGAGCAGCCCGATCATGAAGTAGGATCGTTGTATTCGCATGTCGCTCCCGCTGCGCCGCAGGCGCGGCGTCGTCCTCAAGTAGTT from Gemmatimonadota bacterium carries:
- a CDS encoding DUF4198 domain-containing protein; the protein is MRRLTTAAAAVLLAILLATPALSHDFWLVPHSFRLSPGDQLLVSGQTSSTFPTSLSAVTVDRVASARLLTAHDDQDIVGLSVGGTSLLIRHRPEREGQALVTVAIHPRIIPESPESFRRYIELEGAPEALRRFERDGLLPTDSITRRYAKYAKTLVEVGDGGPRAFERLAGHPLEFVPLTDPAAASSTLRFRMLFLGEPLAHARGHASVAASMDAESAHRDVPFETDALGEFQVDIQSGLWNVRALHIVPAPDGSGADWDVHWATFVWEAAD
- a CDS encoding DUF4396 domain-containing protein, coding for MATSATVHCLAGCGVGEVVGVVIGVSLGWSRLGTMSLAVTLGFVFGFALGMLPLLRAGFSTKRAFKQVLVAEGLSILVVVS
- the cadA gene encoding cadmium-translocating P-type ATPase, producing MTDPRADPTGGVTSVRFHVADMDCASCVQKIQDHLLKLNGVLSTEGSPIARTLTVGLDLNLTSRDQVREEVGRLGYVARRMDEHDDPPSASKIWTGKQARIAYASLGVFGLALLSKAIGLTPPVLVVPFRTLYLPDLLLLTSALVGGWNFFPKGLRAARVLALDMNFLMTIAILGALGIGEFTEAAAIAFLFAFAELLESYSVDRARASVEALMDLAPDSARVVRGEHEVTIPAVEVVTGDMVLLRPGERVPADGTVEEGASAVDESPITGESIPVDKAQGDAVFSGTINRSGFLRIRATRPATESALARIVRLVESAEANKSPTEQFVERFARYYTPAVTVAAVLVMIVPPVLFGASFSLWFIRGLTLLVIACPCALVISTPVAVVSAVSAAARNGVLIKGGRYLEAMGGVEVVAVDKTGTLTLGHPRVVEIRLLGDLSEEEVLASAAAIEARSEHPIGKAIVDAASQRRAVLDRQVVTDFSADPGRGARARLDGVDYVVGKPSLLVAEGPDRALATELAVGGRTVVGLTREGDLLAWFALADEPREAASTAFRALRRAGVGRVVMLTGDNQETAEAIGSRVGVDEVRASLLPEDKVDAVRQLEARHGAVAMVGDGVNDAPALAVATVGIVMGAAGSDTALETADIALMGDDLTRLPYLYSLSRRARRVIRQNIAAAIVIKAILAIGVPLGMVSLVTAVLLGDMGVSLGVTLNALRLGTVSAGR
- a CDS encoding helix-turn-helix transcriptional regulator, whose amino-acid sequence is MMDAPLCDIPLVHEDAVEAALRGRAGEDQITYLADTFQMLASPTRLRIVEALAVGELCVCDLAVVAGVSQSAVSHHLGQMRQMRIVRYRKEGRLAYYRLDDPHVETLFETGLEHVREASGGEER
- a CDS encoding efflux RND transporter permease subunit; the protein is MRDTRAHWDLVLRASKEVGPALFTSLLLITLSFLPVFALEAQEGRLFKPLAWTKTLSMASAALLSVTLVPVLMGLFIRGGVPKETRNPLNRAMIAVYRPLVRGVLRYRWPTLGVGALALAVTVWPWSRLGSEFMPPLNEGSIMDMPSFQPSIGTAQAKAILQQRDAAMAAIPEVASVWGKVGRAESATDMAPMSMLESIAILKPEDEWRDGVTYDSLVAEMNARVRTPGVANMWSMPIKNRLDMLATGIKTPVGIKIFGPDLAVLDELGRDIEELLPRVQGTSSVFAERTRGGRYLDITVDREAAARHGLTSGQVLAALQGAVGGMPAGEVVEGRERYGVLVRYARDFRDDPESVRDVLVATPAGAQVALGELARIEFVQGAPFIKSENANLNSIVYIDVRGRDIGGYVQEARALLEDELELRQGYTLVWSGQFEALERAKERLTYVVPITVAIIFLLLYLQFSSLIEASLIILSLPFSLVGGVWIMWALGYNMSVATAIGFIALAGVAAQMGVIMLIYLDQAHDERRRAGTLRDRADVDAAVEFGAVERVRPKMMTVTAIIAGLLPILWGHGAGADVMKRIATPMVGGMVSFTVLTLMVIPAAYSLWKEWEVGRAVGFSTNAPRRRR